The proteins below are encoded in one region of Desulfomicrobium apsheronum:
- a CDS encoding cytochrome c3 family protein yields the protein MILEQKPPTKMRWSRVLPPALVGVLLTIGAAVAMNTTDQAMFCGSCHSMSEAALTHKRSVHAELACNECHAPHNLIAKIPFKTKEGTRDILATVTKSIPDLIHPGEETKEVTQENCQRCHGATTSTVVMQSKKFCTDCHRHVPHTPKIPVAKRSAADA from the coding sequence ATGATTCTTGAACAAAAACCACCCACAAAAATGAGATGGAGCCGTGTACTCCCCCCAGCCCTCGTTGGCGTTCTGCTGACAATTGGCGCGGCGGTAGCCATGAACACGACCGATCAGGCCATGTTTTGCGGGAGCTGCCACTCTATGTCCGAGGCAGCGTTAACGCACAAGCGTTCGGTCCATGCCGAACTGGCGTGCAACGAATGCCATGCGCCCCACAATCTCATTGCCAAGATTCCCTTCAAAACCAAAGAAGGCACCCGGGACATCCTCGCAACCGTGACCAAATCGATCCCCGACCTGATTCACCCAGGCGAGGAAACGAAGGAAGTAACGCAGGAAAATTGCCAGCGCTGCCACGGTGCGACCACATCCACCGTTGTCATGCAGAGCAAGAAGTTCTGTACGGACTGCCACCGTCACGTGCCCCACACTCCAAAAATCCCCGTAGCAAAAAGGAGCGCAGCCGATGCGTAA
- a CDS encoding TetR/AcrR family transcriptional regulator, with translation MAVKAVLELAAIQNPGEITTTEIAAHMGLSQGGIFRHFSSKDEIWRTVMEWVATELHSRVARAAESANSPIFSLEAMFMAHVAFAIEYPGVPRMLFGELPKTESTPAKIAVASLLERYGKLLTLKLEQGKSCGEVDCSISTEAAVALFVGTVQGLIIKAVLFGDVGHLRQGAPEAFALFRRAIRKSI, from the coding sequence ATGGCCGTCAAAGCGGTGCTTGAATTAGCTGCCATTCAGAATCCAGGCGAGATTACGACCACAGAAATCGCTGCGCACATGGGCTTGTCCCAGGGCGGCATTTTTCGACATTTTTCCAGCAAAGACGAAATCTGGCGCACGGTCATGGAGTGGGTTGCCACAGAATTGCATTCCCGTGTTGCACGTGCGGCGGAAAGCGCCAACAGTCCAATCTTCTCCCTTGAGGCTATGTTCATGGCCCATGTCGCCTTCGCGATTGAGTATCCCGGAGTTCCGCGCATGTTGTTTGGGGAACTTCCGAAAACAGAATCAACTCCAGCCAAAATTGCCGTTGCCTCGTTGCTTGAACGATACGGAAAACTCCTGACATTGAAGCTGGAGCAAGGAAAGTCCTGCGGCGAGGTGGATTGTTCGATCTCAACTGAAGCAGCGGTCGCTCTTTTTGTCGGAACTGTTCAAGGGCTCATCATCAAGGCGGTGCTATTTGGTGATGTTGGCCATTTGCGCCAGGGGGCTCCAGAGGCGTTTGCCTTGTTTCGTCGCGCCATAAGGAAATCCATATGA
- a CDS encoding efflux RND transporter periplasmic adaptor subunit, protein MMSLMSRNKFLLLVVLGLLAGAFIYVVLRSGPLAPVAVVVSEVRDMPVEPSLFGIGTVEARYTQNIGPTGSGRVLAILVDVGDRVEPGQIIGEMDPVDLDDRLGAQDAALLRAAATVRAAEAQVSELRAKTTYAESQARRFETLVQSGAVSREAFEARQQELDVAKSGLKAAIATVASAKHEYDRLTSEGAGISRQRETVRLVSPVAGLVTRRLIEPGTTAVAGQTVVEIIDPDHVWVNARFDQLRASGLATGLPARVVLRSRSSESLSAHVYRVEPVADAVTEELLAKVTFESLPDPLPAIGELAEVTVDLPALPPAPTIPGSSVLRDKNTLGVWVVEGGSIEFVPVELGQADLDGLVQVRKGLRVGQTVVSHSASTLTARSGIKIVDHLPGVPK, encoded by the coding sequence ATGATGAGTCTCATGTCCCGCAATAAATTTCTGCTGCTGGTGGTGCTAGGCCTCTTGGCCGGGGCCTTCATTTATGTGGTGCTGCGTTCCGGCCCGCTGGCTCCCGTTGCGGTCGTCGTGTCCGAGGTCAGGGATATGCCGGTGGAGCCGTCGCTTTTCGGCATCGGCACGGTGGAAGCGCGGTACACGCAGAACATCGGACCGACAGGCTCCGGCCGGGTTCTTGCGATTTTGGTGGATGTCGGGGACAGGGTCGAGCCGGGGCAGATCATTGGTGAAATGGATCCCGTGGATCTCGATGACAGGCTGGGCGCCCAAGATGCCGCCCTGCTGCGTGCCGCCGCGACCGTGCGGGCTGCCGAAGCCCAGGTTTCGGAACTGCGGGCGAAAACAACCTACGCCGAATCCCAGGCCCGCCGCTTTGAAACCCTGGTGCAGAGCGGAGCGGTGAGCAGGGAGGCCTTTGAGGCCCGTCAGCAGGAGTTGGACGTCGCGAAGAGCGGGCTCAAGGCCGCCATTGCGACCGTGGCTTCGGCCAAACACGAATACGACCGCCTCACGTCCGAAGGGGCCGGCATATCCCGCCAGCGGGAGACCGTCAGACTGGTTTCGCCTGTTGCCGGTCTGGTCACCAGGCGTCTGATCGAGCCCGGCACGACTGCCGTGGCCGGACAGACCGTGGTGGAGATCATCGATCCGGACCACGTCTGGGTGAATGCCCGCTTCGACCAGCTCCGGGCTTCCGGCCTTGCGACCGGTTTGCCGGCGCGTGTCGTGCTGCGTTCCCGCTCATCGGAATCGCTATCTGCGCATGTGTACCGTGTCGAGCCGGTTGCGGACGCCGTGACCGAAGAGCTGCTGGCGAAAGTGACTTTTGAATCCCTGCCCGACCCCCTGCCTGCCATCGGCGAACTGGCCGAGGTGACCGTGGATCTGCCTGCCTTGCCGCCTGCTCCGACCATTCCCGGCAGCAGCGTGCTGCGCGACAAAAACACGCTTGGGGTCTGGGTGGTTGAAGGCGGGAGCATCGAATTCGTCCCCGTTGAACTCGGACAGGCAGACCTTGACGGGCTGGTCCAGGTCCGCAAGGGGCTGCGTGTGGGGCAGACCGTCGTCTCGCATAGCGCGTCCACGCTGACGGCCAGAAGCGGCATCAAGATTGTGGACCATCTTCCGGGGGTGCCCAAATGA
- a CDS encoding ABC transporter permease, translating to MISLAGRDILHSWGKFVFTGVGLGLLIGVTLSMAGIYRGMVEDAKVLLDNSGADLWVVQQDTLGPYAESSTIPDDVYRSILGMEGVERVSNVTYLTMQVRHDGGDVRAMVVGVVPGGPGEPGQPIFLVAGRHITRSHYEAVADVRTGFRLGQEIVIRRNVYTVVGLTRRTVSSGGDPMVFIPLKDAQEAQFLKDNDAIVRSRQRAAQNPAFNRPIPGLLDAVIASQSTNSNVNAVLVSLAPGHLPNEVAKSIQRWSRYQVYTRAQMEEILIEKLVATSARQIGMFLVILSVVSAAIVAFIIYTLTMGKIREIAVLKLIGTRNRTIASMILQQALGLGLIGFVVGKISATLWAPIFPKYVLLLPEDAVRGLIAVMVICSLASVMAIRAALKVDPAEAIGG from the coding sequence ATGATCAGCCTGGCCGGGCGCGATATCCTGCATTCCTGGGGGAAGTTCGTCTTCACCGGGGTGGGGCTTGGCCTGCTCATCGGTGTGACGCTTTCCATGGCCGGCATCTATCGCGGCATGGTCGAGGACGCCAAGGTGCTTCTGGACAACAGCGGCGCGGATCTGTGGGTCGTGCAGCAGGATACCCTGGGGCCGTACGCGGAATCCTCGACCATTCCCGACGACGTCTATCGCTCGATTCTCGGCATGGAGGGAGTGGAGCGGGTTTCGAATGTGACCTACCTGACCATGCAGGTCCGGCACGACGGCGGCGACGTGCGGGCCATGGTTGTCGGTGTGGTACCGGGAGGGCCGGGGGAGCCCGGACAGCCAATTTTTCTGGTGGCTGGACGTCACATTACCCGCAGTCATTATGAGGCCGTGGCAGATGTCAGGACTGGCTTCAGACTCGGGCAAGAGATTGTCATCCGCAGGAATGTCTACACGGTTGTCGGACTGACCCGGCGGACGGTTTCCTCGGGCGGTGATCCCATGGTTTTCATTCCGCTCAAGGACGCCCAGGAGGCGCAGTTTTTAAAAGATAACGACGCCATCGTCCGTTCACGCCAGCGGGCAGCGCAGAATCCGGCATTCAACCGGCCGATTCCGGGTCTTCTGGACGCAGTCATCGCGTCCCAGTCCACCAATTCCAACGTCAACGCCGTGCTGGTCAGCCTCGCTCCCGGTCATTTGCCGAATGAAGTTGCGAAATCCATTCAGCGCTGGAGCAGGTATCAAGTCTATACTCGGGCGCAGATGGAGGAAATCCTGATCGAAAAGCTCGTGGCCACTTCGGCCCGTCAGATCGGCATGTTTCTGGTCATTCTGTCCGTGGTCAGCGCGGCCATCGTCGCCTTCATCATTTATACGCTGACCATGGGTAAGATCCGTGAAATCGCGGTCCTGAAACTTATCGGCACCCGCAACAGGACCATTGCCTCGATGATCCTGCAACAGGCGCTGGGGCTTGGGCTGATCGGCTTCGTGGTCGGCAAGATCTCGGCCACGCTGTGGGCCCCCATTTTTCCGAAATACGTTCTGCTCCTGCCCGAAGATGCGGTGCGCGGGCTGATCGCAGTCATGGTCATTTGTTCACTGGCCAGCGTCATGGCGATCAGGGCGGCCCTCAAGGTCGATCCGGCCGAAGCCATTGGAGGATGA
- a CDS encoding ABC transporter ATP-binding protein — MPGILIEDVRKRYGQGEAAVDALKGVDMVVGPGEVVGLIGPSGSGKSTLLKCLGAVIEPSAGKMTLGDDVIFDQDWKIPDLRALRRDKIGFIFQAPYLIPFLDVTDNVALLPMLSGIPNSKARALAQEFLEALDVGHRAGAMPSQLSGGEQQRVSIARALVNRPPVILADEPTAPLDSERAMAVIRILNQMAKQFETAIIVVTHDEKIIPTFKRLYQIRDGRTEEQAGEGRAID; from the coding sequence ATGCCTGGAATACTCATCGAAGACGTGCGCAAGCGCTACGGGCAAGGCGAGGCTGCGGTGGACGCCCTGAAGGGGGTGGACATGGTCGTTGGGCCAGGAGAAGTGGTCGGCCTCATAGGCCCGTCCGGTTCAGGAAAGAGCACTCTGCTCAAATGCCTTGGGGCGGTCATCGAGCCGAGCGCCGGGAAGATGACGCTGGGGGATGATGTCATTTTTGATCAGGATTGGAAGATTCCCGATTTGCGAGCGCTCAGACGTGACAAGATCGGATTCATCTTTCAGGCGCCCTATCTTATTCCCTTTTTGGATGTTACGGACAACGTGGCTTTGCTGCCGATGCTGTCCGGCATTCCGAATTCCAAGGCCAGGGCCTTGGCCCAGGAATTTCTCGAAGCTCTGGACGTCGGACACAGGGCGGGGGCCATGCCTTCCCAGCTTTCGGGAGGGGAGCAGCAGCGTGTGTCCATTGCCCGCGCCCTCGTCAATCGTCCGCCTGTCATTCTGGCTGACGAGCCGACCGCACCTCTGGACAGCGAACGAGCCATGGCCGTGATCCGGATTCTGAACCAGATGGCCAAACAGTTTGAAACCGCGATCATTGTCGTGACCCACGATGAAAAAATCATTCCGACTTTCAAGCGATTGTACCAAATACGAGATGGGCGAACTGAAGAGCAGGCTGGCGAAGGAAGGGCAATAGATTGA
- a CDS encoding CBS domain-containing protein, producing the protein MKDHCDALDLSEDDVINAMRSMQGYVDITPGDFREIYSIAYDLALKRVRTLWKAEDAMTSPVHCLHREMSASEAASFMASHGISGAPVVDENGTICGVVSEKDFLKKMGLPGTASFMAVVSRCMTIDGCLVSDLGGLSVRELMNCPPIVAAKETALADISELFSKHSINRVPICDTDGRPIGIVTRTNLVGSLCELR; encoded by the coding sequence ATGAAAGATCACTGTGACGCTTTGGATTTGTCTGAAGATGATGTCATCAATGCCATGCGTTCCATGCAAGGATACGTCGATATAACACCTGGAGATTTTCGGGAAATTTATTCAATCGCTTACGATTTGGCATTGAAGAGAGTCCGTACACTTTGGAAGGCGGAAGACGCCATGACGTCTCCTGTTCATTGCCTTCATCGTGAAATGAGCGCCTCTGAGGCTGCGTCATTTATGGCTTCGCACGGCATCAGCGGTGCTCCGGTTGTTGACGAAAACGGGACGATCTGCGGGGTTGTCTCGGAAAAGGATTTTCTCAAGAAGATGGGACTGCCAGGAACCGCCTCATTCATGGCTGTTGTGTCGCGATGCATGACCATTGACGGCTGTTTGGTTTCTGACCTTGGAGGTTTGAGTGTTCGGGAGTTGATGAATTGTCCGCCGATTGTCGCGGCCAAGGAAACGGCATTGGCGGATATCTCAGAGCTTTTTTCGAAACATTCCATCAACCGAGTGCCAATTTGTGATACTGACGGACGCCCAATAGGGATTGTCACCAGAACCAATCTCGTCGGTTCTCTGTGTGAGTTGAGGTAA
- a CDS encoding HPP family protein: protein MNFFEKVKGTTQSPPRVSISEVAWSWIGAFVGIALVGLLQDVLVDEFGQGLLIGSFGATAVLVYGAIRSPLAQPRNVLGGHVISALIGVLSYQLVGDIVWLASGLAVSTAIAAMHMTRTLHPPGGATALIAVIGGDSVHNLGYFYAFIPVGIGAVILIIVALVLNNFAKNRRYPEFWY from the coding sequence ATGAATTTTTTCGAAAAAGTCAAAGGGACGACACAAAGCCCACCTAGGGTCAGTATTTCTGAGGTTGCCTGGTCTTGGATCGGCGCCTTTGTCGGCATAGCCCTCGTCGGTTTGCTTCAAGACGTGCTTGTGGATGAGTTCGGACAGGGTTTGCTCATTGGCTCCTTTGGCGCAACTGCGGTCCTCGTTTACGGAGCGATTCGAAGCCCGTTGGCCCAGCCCAGAAATGTTCTTGGAGGGCACGTCATCTCTGCGCTGATTGGGGTGTTGTCATATCAGCTTGTCGGAGACATTGTCTGGCTGGCGTCGGGGTTGGCAGTATCTACAGCCATTGCCGCAATGCATATGACTAGAACGTTGCACCCCCCTGGCGGAGCGACGGCTCTGATTGCTGTTATCGGTGGGGACTCTGTGCACAATCTGGGGTATTTTTATGCATTTATACCTGTTGGGATCGGAGCCGTTATTCTTATTATAGTTGCTTTAGTTTTAAATAATTTTGCAAAGAACAGGCGTTATCCTGAATTTTGGTATTAA